One Phyllostomus discolor isolate MPI-MPIP mPhyDis1 chromosome 10, mPhyDis1.pri.v3, whole genome shotgun sequence genomic window carries:
- the GIMAP2 gene encoding LOW QUALITY PROTEIN: GTPase IMAP family member 2 (The sequence of the model RefSeq protein was modified relative to this genomic sequence to represent the inferred CDS: inserted 4 bases in 4 codons; deleted 2 bases in 2 codons; substituted 2 bases at 2 genomic stop codons), translated as MVNWLLAGPHMKSQHSRGLELRILLVGXTGTGRSATGDSTLGEQAFEPQLPSQTFTQTCRESAGCXGERVLVVMGTPDLCSGKDHSDPLHREVQKCYLLPAPGPHVLLLVMQLHGFTAQDQQPAWRVKAVFGEGAMRHTXVLFSHKEDLEGGSWMEYIHHSGNKALGRLVAACGGQPYAFNKGAKGSDMEDQXRKLMDLREGLVVKRSGEPCTSELYGLVTGLECGREWSEEXNLLKYMEKQRXGTTQAKSNCLKRASIQMQVCVVVCIQLSVQLLPRLVCVLLSIENFSYYLLCSMCHLFCRLLLLLLIILRKLVTIPGKTIGLECKTPRGQLLISDYYHCHRVREAQCLLYRMQCQTSVNG; from the exons ATGGTAAATTGGCTCTTAGCAGGACCACACATGAAGAGCCAACACAGCAGAGGATTGGAGCTGAGAATCTTGCTGGTGG AAACAGGGACGGGCAGAAGTGCCACAGGGGACAGCACCCTGGGGGAGCAAGCGTTtgagccccagctgccctcccagACCTTTACTCAGACCTGCAGGGAGAGTGCAGGATGCTAGGGAGAGAGGGTGCTGGTCGTCATGGGCACACCGGACCTGTGTTCAGGGAAGGACCACTCCGATCCCCTGCACAGAGAGGTGCAGAAGTGCTacctgctcccagccccaggcccccatGTGCTCCTCCTGGTGATGCAGCTGCACGGCTTCACTGCCCAGGACCAGCAGCCTGCATGGAGGGTGAAGGCGGTCTTTGGAGAGGGTGCCATGAGACACA TTGTCCTCTTCAGCCACAAGGAGGACCTCGAGGGAGGCTCCTGGATGGAATACATCCACCACTCAGGAAATAAAGCTCTAGGCAGGCTGGTGGCTGCGTGTGGGGGGCAACCATACGCCTTTAATAAGGGAGCCAAAGGGAGTGATATGGAAGACC TGAGGAAGCTGATGGACTTGAGGGAGGGCCTGGTGGTGAAGAGAAGTGGGGAGCCCTGTACCAGTGAGCTGTACGGCCTAGTGACAGGGCTGGAATGTGGACGTGAGTGGTCAGAGG GGAATCTCCTAAAGTACATGGAAAAGCAGAGATGAGGCACAACCCAGGCCAAAAGCAATTGCCTAAAAAGAGCCTCAATCCAAATGCAAGTGTGTGTTGTAGTTTGTATTCAGTTGTCTGTCCAATTGCTACCTCGGTTAGTTTGTGTATTGCTCAGTATA GAAAACTTTTCTTACTACTTACTCTGTAGTATGTGCCATTTGTTCTGTAGattattgtta ttattgttaattatactcagaaaattagtGACAATTCCTGGGAAGACCATTGGTTTGGAATGCAAGACTCCCAGGGGACAGTTATTGATCAGTGATTATTATCACTGTCACAGAGTGAGGGAAGCCCAGTGCCTCCTCTATAGAATGCAGTGCCAGACATCAGTGAATGGTTGA
- the GIMAP6 gene encoding GTPase IMAP family member 6 isoform X3, with amino-acid sequence MFQFRSNASEAALNSSGHGPQEPTELAPNGERDNWPEHLVPGVRSPGSSSALASSGMVEDEEYKLILQDSPAGAPSQHPTQDMSADLQEKEKTPKRLRLLLVGKSGSGKSATGNSILGSEAFESKFSARPVTMTFQRGCRDWAGKKLEVTDTPDILSSRVSREGATQGPWAAVACCTPGPHAVLLVTKLGHFTKEDQEVVRRLQEVFGVGILAHTVLVFTCKEDLEGGSLDEYLRDTNNQELADLDMVCGQRHCGFNNRADGTAQEAQLMELMETIKVILWEHDGRPYSKEA; translated from the exons ATGTTCCAATTTCGCTCAAATGCCAGTGAGGCTGCTTTAAATTCCTCCGGCCATGGCCCCCAGGAGCCTACAGAGTTGGCCCCAAACGGAGAAAGGGACAACTGGCCAGAGCATTTGGTCCCAGGGGTCAGGAGTCCAGGCTCTTCCTCTGCTCTGGCGTCCAGCGGGATG GTGGAGGATGAAGAATACAAGCTGATTCTCCAGGACAGCCCCGCAGGAGCGCCGTCCCAGCATCCTACCCAAGACATGTCGGCAG ATCTgcaggagaaggaaaaaacaccAAAGAGGCTGAGGCTCCTGCTGGTGGGGAAAAGTGGAAGTGGGAAAAGCGCCACAGGAAACAGCATCCTGGGCAGTGAAGCCTTCGAATCCAAGTTCAGCGCCAGACCCGTGACCATGACCTTCCAGCGTGGGTGCCGAGACTGGGCCGGGAAAAAGCTTGAGGTGACCGACACCCCCGATATTCTGTCTTCTCGGGTTTCACGGGAAGGGGCAACTCAGGGTCCCTGGGCAGCCGTCGCCTGCTGCACCCCAGGGCCACATGCAGTGCTGCTGGTGACGAAGCTGGGCCACTTCACAAAGGAGGACCAGGAGGTGGTCAGGCGCCTCCAGGAGGTCTTTGGGGTGGGCATCCTGGCCCACACTGTCCTGGTTTTCACTTGTAAGGAGGACCTGGAGGGCGGCTCCCTGGACGAGTATCTGCGGGACACTAACAACCAGGAGCTTGCAGACCTGGACATGGTTTGTGGGCAGCGCCACTGTGGCTTCAACAACAGGGCAGATGGCACAGCGCAGGAGGCCCAGCTGATGGAGCTCATGGAGACCATCAAGGTGATCCTGTGGGAACACGACGGCCGTCCTTACAGCAAGGAGGCTTAA
- the GIMAP6 gene encoding GTPase IMAP family member 6 isoform X2 — MFQFRSNASEAALNSSGHGPQEPTELAPNGERDNWPEHLVPGVRSPGSSSALASSGMVEDEEYKLILQDSPAGAPSQHPTQDMSAGTTALQDLQEKEKTPKRLRLLLVGKSGSGKSATGNSILGSEAFESKFSARPVTMTFQRGCRDWAGKKLEVTDTPDILSSRVSREGATQGPWAAVACCTPGPHAVLLVTKLGHFTKEDQEVVRRLQEVFGVGILAHTVLVFTCKEDLEGGSLDEYLRDTNNQELADLDMVCGQRHCGFNNRADGTAQEAQLMELMETIKVILWEHDGRPYSKEA, encoded by the exons ATGTTCCAATTTCGCTCAAATGCCAGTGAGGCTGCTTTAAATTCCTCCGGCCATGGCCCCCAGGAGCCTACAGAGTTGGCCCCAAACGGAGAAAGGGACAACTGGCCAGAGCATTTGGTCCCAGGGGTCAGGAGTCCAGGCTCTTCCTCTGCTCTGGCGTCCAGCGGGATG GTGGAGGATGAAGAATACAAGCTGATTCTCCAGGACAGCCCCGCAGGAGCGCCGTCCCAGCATCCTACCCAAGACATGTCGGCAGGTACCACAGCTTTGCAG GATCTgcaggagaaggaaaaaacaccAAAGAGGCTGAGGCTCCTGCTGGTGGGGAAAAGTGGAAGTGGGAAAAGCGCCACAGGAAACAGCATCCTGGGCAGTGAAGCCTTCGAATCCAAGTTCAGCGCCAGACCCGTGACCATGACCTTCCAGCGTGGGTGCCGAGACTGGGCCGGGAAAAAGCTTGAGGTGACCGACACCCCCGATATTCTGTCTTCTCGGGTTTCACGGGAAGGGGCAACTCAGGGTCCCTGGGCAGCCGTCGCCTGCTGCACCCCAGGGCCACATGCAGTGCTGCTGGTGACGAAGCTGGGCCACTTCACAAAGGAGGACCAGGAGGTGGTCAGGCGCCTCCAGGAGGTCTTTGGGGTGGGCATCCTGGCCCACACTGTCCTGGTTTTCACTTGTAAGGAGGACCTGGAGGGCGGCTCCCTGGACGAGTATCTGCGGGACACTAACAACCAGGAGCTTGCAGACCTGGACATGGTTTGTGGGCAGCGCCACTGTGGCTTCAACAACAGGGCAGATGGCACAGCGCAGGAGGCCCAGCTGATGGAGCTCATGGAGACCATCAAGGTGATCCTGTGGGAACACGACGGCCGTCCTTACAGCAAGGAGGCTTAA
- the GIMAP6 gene encoding GTPase IMAP family member 6 isoform X1, with product MFQFRSNASEAALNSSGHGPQEPTELAPNGERDNWPEHLVPGVRSPGSSSALASSGMVSPNVWVEDEEYKLILQDSPAGAPSQHPTQDMSAGTTALQDLQEKEKTPKRLRLLLVGKSGSGKSATGNSILGSEAFESKFSARPVTMTFQRGCRDWAGKKLEVTDTPDILSSRVSREGATQGPWAAVACCTPGPHAVLLVTKLGHFTKEDQEVVRRLQEVFGVGILAHTVLVFTCKEDLEGGSLDEYLRDTNNQELADLDMVCGQRHCGFNNRADGTAQEAQLMELMETIKVILWEHDGRPYSKEA from the exons ATGTTCCAATTTCGCTCAAATGCCAGTGAGGCTGCTTTAAATTCCTCCGGCCATGGCCCCCAGGAGCCTACAGAGTTGGCCCCAAACGGAGAAAGGGACAACTGGCCAGAGCATTTGGTCCCAGGGGTCAGGAGTCCAGGCTCTTCCTCTGCTCTGGCGTCCAGCGGGATGGTAAGTCCAAACGTGTgg GTGGAGGATGAAGAATACAAGCTGATTCTCCAGGACAGCCCCGCAGGAGCGCCGTCCCAGCATCCTACCCAAGACATGTCGGCAGGTACCACAGCTTTGCAG GATCTgcaggagaaggaaaaaacaccAAAGAGGCTGAGGCTCCTGCTGGTGGGGAAAAGTGGAAGTGGGAAAAGCGCCACAGGAAACAGCATCCTGGGCAGTGAAGCCTTCGAATCCAAGTTCAGCGCCAGACCCGTGACCATGACCTTCCAGCGTGGGTGCCGAGACTGGGCCGGGAAAAAGCTTGAGGTGACCGACACCCCCGATATTCTGTCTTCTCGGGTTTCACGGGAAGGGGCAACTCAGGGTCCCTGGGCAGCCGTCGCCTGCTGCACCCCAGGGCCACATGCAGTGCTGCTGGTGACGAAGCTGGGCCACTTCACAAAGGAGGACCAGGAGGTGGTCAGGCGCCTCCAGGAGGTCTTTGGGGTGGGCATCCTGGCCCACACTGTCCTGGTTTTCACTTGTAAGGAGGACCTGGAGGGCGGCTCCCTGGACGAGTATCTGCGGGACACTAACAACCAGGAGCTTGCAGACCTGGACATGGTTTGTGGGCAGCGCCACTGTGGCTTCAACAACAGGGCAGATGGCACAGCGCAGGAGGCCCAGCTGATGGAGCTCATGGAGACCATCAAGGTGATCCTGTGGGAACACGACGGCCGTCCTTACAGCAAGGAGGCTTAA